The Thermococcus henrietii genome segment ACTCTTTGTAAACTTCGAGAAAGGCTACTTCTTCAGGACTAAAATCAACGTCTGGGCCCCTTGGATAGTCGAGTTCGTTCTGAGGAAGGCCGGTTTCGACGTGAGAACCCACTACAGAAGTATTTTCAGCGTTGTGACCGTCGGGACAAAGCCGGGCAACATTTAAATACTCTCAAAAGTAAAGTTAGGCTCAGGGGTGAACCATGGTTCGGGGTCGAAATCCGTTTAAGCTCAGAACGCTGAGTAGGAGAGCAGAGCTCTTTGGGGAAAGCCATAAAAAAGCGTTGGAGGAACTGGAGTCCCTCATCCTTGAAGGCGAGCCCGTAGTCTTGCTAGGACCGAGGAGGGTGGGAAAGACCAGCCTCCTAAACATAGCCCTGAACGAGAACAAAAACAGAATCTGCTACCTGTACTACGACCTCAGCCCGTTCATGGGGCAGAGAGCGGTAAACGTTTCCCAGCTCGTCGTTACGAAGTCGAACCTGCTGGCTTTCAGTGAGAAAGCAGGCTTTCGCGTAAACCTCAAAATAATCGAAGGATGGAGGGAAAGGGTAACGACATCGGAGTACTCAAGGGAGCTTCTCAACCTCCTCAGGGAACTCCACGAGCGGTGTGACCACGGGGCGATAATCTTCGATGAAGCCCAGACCCTGGCTTTTCTCAGGGGCCTTGACTTCAGGGGGGTCTTCCAGCTCATCATGAACTCCTACGATAATATAAGCCTCGTTTTGACCGGTTCAATGCCCGGAATCCTCTCGAACTATCTCAATCCGGAGGCGGAAGAGGCGGGATTTTCGAGGTTTTTCAACGAAATATCTGTCAGCAGGTGGGATTCCAAGACAACCGAGGAATACCTCAGGAAGCACATAGACATTGATGAGGGCGAGGTTAGAGAAGTCTCCCTGAGTCTATCGAACGTTCCCGGTTTCGTCGCCATGTACGGCCACCTCAGATGGAGGGGACTCAGCCACTCGGAGGCCCTTTCAAGGGTGTACGAAAAGGCGGTGAGCCTCTGGAAAAGCGACGTTAGAAAGTTCCTGACGGTCTACAGCTCCCACACCTACTACTACCTCCTCCTGGCATTGGCAGTTGGGCCGCCCATAGGGTTGAGGTACTCCGAGCTTATGGAAAGCGCGTTTGAAGTTGCCCAAAAAATGGGGGGCTCTTTCAGTGAATCGAGCTTTAAAAGGGCCCTGAGGCGCCTGAGGGACGCTGGCTTCATTGAAGAGACCGAAACGGGGAGGTATTTAATTCCCGAGCCCCCACTCAGAGAAGCCCTCAGGAGGCTGAGGTTATGAGAACATACTCCTTCGGCACCGAAACAGTCCCCGTCGCCCTCGCCGGCGACCTGCTCGTTGGAATCGTCCACGACGGGAAAAACTACCGGATAATGCTCGCAAGGCTCGACGGGGTAGAGATAGTTGAGACTCGCTTTTTGGCTGGAGAGAACGACTGGGAGGGCCACAGCGGGGTTAAGCTCGACGACGGCTACCTCATCGGTGGGGCGGTTGAGGGAATTGCAACGCCCGATGGCGGCGAGGGCTGGAAGGCATACCTCGCTAAGCTTGATGGGAACTTAAACGTTCTATGGGAGCTGAAGCTCGACGTTAGAAGCAACGGGGCCGTTCACTCAATCCTGCCCGCGGGGGAGGGAATCATCATAGCGGACGAAACCGGGAGGCCGGGAAACAGGGGCTTCTTCATGGGAAAGGTCTCCCCGAAAGGCGAGCTCCTCTGGCTGAAGGATTTTGGGAGCTGGGACGACGTCCTCTTCACGGCCCTTCTTCCATCGGGGAACGGTCTAAAACTCATCGGGAGCGTCAAAGAGGGACGCTGGGAGGTCAGAGCCTTTGACTTCGATGAAAACGGCGAGCTTCGCTGGGAGGAAGCCCTCGCGGAGGGGATAGCGCTGACGGCCTGCTCCTGGAACGGAGAGCTCGTCCTGGCCGGCTACCGCGGGGAGAACTTCTGGCTCAGGATCGGTGAAAGAGACGTTGAGCTCGGGAAGGGTAGCGCGACCTCGCTTCTGCCCCTCAAAAATAAGCTCCTCGTTGGCGGCGAGCTCGAAGGGAACGCGGTCGTCGTTGAAATCGTCGAGGGGAAAGAACCGAAGGTTCAGAAGCTCTGGAGGAACGGCTGGGTCGAGGTTTTGGGTGAGGGAATTGCAGCGGGCGTTACAAGGGAGTGGAAAATGGTCATCACCCGCCTTTCCCCTTGAGGGCTATTATCCCGGCGTAGACGACGCCCAGCATGGCGAAGCCGAGTATAACACCCCACAGGAGGCTCGAGAGCGAGAAGACATCGCGGAGGTACGAGATAAGCCCCGAGGTCACCTCCCAGAAGACCAGCGGAGAGAGGAGGGAAAGCGGTACAGCTACCGCGATGATCCTTCTCGCCCTCTCATACTTGATGTAGAGCTCAGGAAGCAGGTTGTCAAGCCAGTGGACGGCCATTACGACGAGCAAACTTTTCGTGTAAATGTAGCCGAGGCCGAAAACGAGTCCTCCAAGGGTCGCCGAAAGTAGCTTTCTCCAGCTCCAGGTGGAGTGGGAGAACCTGTGGCTCAGCCCGAAGAAAACCGAAATCGCAACCAGCCCGGCGAAGGGATTCCAGAGCGAGAGCAGGCCGAGGAAAACGTAGCGGAAGCTGAGCTCCTCTGGAAGGGCGGAGCTTATCACCTGAAGGAAGGCGAGCTTAGGGAGGCTTGAGTTTTCGATGAACTCGACCACCTTCCTGTCTTCTTCCGTCTCCGGGTTGAGGAAGCGCCCCAACTCATCAATCGACGGCAGAAAGCTGAGGACTGAAAGGGCGAACAGCACGAGGAAGGCCTTAACGGGGAAGTCCCAGCGGACGAAGTAAACCGCGGGACAGAGAAGCGTCACAAGAACCGCGAGGAGAACCTCGGCAGCGGAAACAACGCCCCAGTAGGCCACTATCTCGTCCGTCCATCTGCTGAGGCTTTTCACCAGAGGGCTTAGGTAAAGCCCCTTGGAGAGCCAGAGGAGGAAGGCCAAGGCGAAGACCGCGAGCGGGTTCATCGGCACCACTGAAACCAACGTCATGGAAAACGCTTAAAACTCTTTCGCGTTGTAATAATTGGGGATTTTCATGCGACCGGTAATCGTGAAGGGGGAGAGAGTGTCCCTTGCAGTTATCCTCAAAGAAGACCTTAGGAAAAGCTGGGAATGGTACAACGAGAGAAGCACGGTCAGGAACTTCTTTAACTCTGCTTACTTCACGCTCCCGGAGGAAGAGGAGGAATTCTATGAAGAGCTGAAGAAGAACAAGGAAAGGCGCCTGCATTTGCCGTCATCAAAAACGATGGAACCCTCATAGGCATCGCGGGCTTCAACTGGGTCAACTGGAGCGCGAGGTGGGGCGAGCTGTTCTACTACCTCGCACCGGAGGAGAGGGGAAAGGGTTATGGAACGGAAGTCGTGAGGCTCCTATGCGAATACGCCTTCAGGCACCTAAACCTGCGTAAGGTCTGGGCGAAGGTTCACAGCGACAACATTCCTTCAATCCGCGTTCTCGAGAAGAACGGCTTCTCATTGAGCGGACGGTTCCGGGAGCACGTCTGGAGCGACGAGAGGTACTTAGACGAGCTGATTTACGAGAAGTTCAGGAGGGATGAAAATGATTGAGCACTTGGAACTCCATCTAAACCTCGACTTCAAAAAGGGAGCGCTGGAAGGAAAGGCAACGTTAAAGCTGGCCGGAAAAGCGGGAATCTTCCTCCTCAACAGAGGCCTGAAAGTGGACTCCGCGAGCGTCCCGTTTTCATGGCGCTTGGAGGGTCTGAGGGGCTTTGAGGCTTTTGAGGTCGGCGTCGTTCGGCTTGAGAATCCCCTCAAGGAAGTCAAGCTTAGCTATTCGGGAAGGCTTGAGAGCTATGAAAGCGTCCTCCCCTACCTCAAGGACTCCATAAGCCGGGAGTACACCCTACTCAGAACGGACTCGCTCTTTTATCCAATCCCGTCGGAGCCAGACTTTGAAAGCCTCATAAAGTCGGTCGTGGGCTCCGAATTTAACGCGGAAATAACGGTTGAGGGCGTTCCAGAAGGGCTGGTAGTGGCGTTTGGCGGAGAAATTGGGGGAAACCGACTGAGAATCGATGGCACAAACAGGCTCGACATTGCGGTGGCACCTTTTAAGGTCATTGAAAAGGGCCCCTTCAGGCTCTTCGTTCTGGGCGAGGAAGGAATCGGCAGAACCCTCGAACTGCTTGAGAAGGCATACTGGTTTTATTCGTCCATCTTGGGACGCAGGACGAATAAGTTCACCGTCATCGAGACGCCAGAGAACTACGGCGGGCAGGCCGGGAAGGGCTATGCGCTCGTCTCCGGAAGCTCGCTCAGGGCTGAGATACCCGCAAACCTCTACCACGAGCTCGCCCACCTCTGGAACCCGAGGGCAACACCCGAGGCGCACCTGAGCAGGTTCTTCGACGAGGCCTTCGCCAACTATCTAACGGCGCTTGCTATTGGGGAGATACACGGCGAGGAAGCGTTCAACCGCTTCATCGAGGGCCTGAGAAGGGACTACGAGGCCATCGTCGGGCGCTTTCCGGAGGCGGAGAAGCTCAGACCGTCGGAGTGGGGAAGGCTCGGCCTATGGGAGCTATCGTACACGAAAGGGGCCTTAATCCTTTACGACCTTCACCTGCTAATGGAGGATTCCTTCTACGACGTCCTGAGGGAGATTGTAGAGAAGGAAAGCGTAGATTTCGAGAGGTTCAGAGAAATAATCAAGGACGTATCAGGGATTGAAATCAATGTGTAGCTCCCAAAAAGCTTCCACGAGTGCTGGTCCCAAATGAAAAAGACGTGTAAGGCACGGGGGTAAGTGTAGTCTATTTGGCTTTTATTTATTTGGTTTAATATGTACCCTTATTTATTATTTTAAAGAGAGTTAAAGGAAGATATAATAATTCCGTAGGTTTTAGAGGAGCTTGTAAGAGTGACTCCGTCTTGTTTGGAATACTATTTTTTATAAAGACAAAAAAAGTTTAAGAGGATAAAATATTTAAAATTTCTATGCACAAGCTGTTAAGATGAGCTATCTTCAAATCTCCGACCACACCTTTGAACCAATGTCCTCCCTGTCCTGAAAGGAGGGAGTATCCAAAAAAAGGAAAAACAAGACGTGATAGTAAGAGGAGATGATGGATAATGAACAAGGCTGATAGTATTTTAAAACGTATTGAAAACATCTTGTGGTCTATTGAAGTCAAGGGAGACTTTTTGAAAGCAAGAGAAAAATACATGGAAGTGCTTGGGGAAATAAAAGAGCTCCCAGAAAGTGAAGAGAAATTTAAGCTTATGTCATTTTGTATGATGCGAATTGCGAATGTGGAAAATGCATTGGGAAACATTGAGGATGCAGAAGAGTTTGCAAGAGAGGCACTTAAATATGCTACTAAGTCCGGAGAAAAAGTAAGTCAGGGACGAGTATTACTTGTTCTTAGTTCAATCCTCAATACAAAGCAGAAATTTGAAGAAGCCCTAACTTATGTCCAAAAAGCCAAACTTCTATTCAAAGAATCATATAAGGAGGTGCCGGAATTCGATGCTATACAAGGTTACGGATGGGCGCTTCTTCTGGAAGGGAGTATTCTTTTGAATATGGGGAAAATCCAAAAAGCGGAAGGCGCGGCAAAAGAAGCTTTGAAAGTTCTAGAAGGCATTAACAATATCCCCGGGATTATTAATGCATATGAAGTTCTCGCTAGGGTATATGATAGGGCAGGTAGGCTAGAAGAAAAACGAAGAACTGAAGAAGAAATCAAGAGGCTGAAAGAAAATCTGGATGGGGGCTAAATGTTTAGATATCTTAGGGAAGGTACTGATATGTACTACAAGGCCCTTCCTAATACATAGGATGCAACTACTGAAATTGGAGAGAAGAGGATTATAAAGCCAAAAAGAAGTCTTAAGGGATATTTGCCTATAAAAAGAGAAAAAGCTCCGGATGTTGGCTGTGGCACAGGAATTTCGACGTTTGCCTTAGAGGGACTCGGCTTTGATATTGTTGGAATAGATATTAGAGAAGAGACAATTCAAAAAGCCAAGGAAATTGCAAAGAGAAGAAGATCAAAGGCGAAGTTTTACTTTATGGATGCCAAAATATTGGAATTTGAGCATGAAAGTTTTGATCTTGTAGCTTTATTGGTTCTCCCCTGCCACATTTTAGTGTTTATGAGTTTGACGAAATAATTAAGGAAGCCTACCGAGCGAGTCTTAAAGCCAGAGGAGTGCTTGTAGTTGAATACGCAGATACGGTAAAAGGACTTTATAACTGGCACAGAGATGTTTTTGTAGAGGGTTCGCTGATCTCTATTCACAAGAGCTTTAAGTTTATTGAAAGTTTGGAAGAAAGGTTTTTCGTAGATTTGGACAACGGGACAACTTTTAGTGTCAAGTTTTACATCTGGTCTCCGTGGATTGTGGAGTTTACTTTAAGAAAAGCTGGCTTTAAAGTGGAGAGTCATTACATAATTACATAAGTGAGAGGATGGTTGTAACAGCGGGGATAAAATCGTAATTTAGATGGGGGGTATGGCTCATGTCTTTCTCCTCAAAAACTTCTTCCACTCAACGTCCGGGACAAGACCTTCAACGAGGACTTCAATGATATCCTCTGGAAGACCCTCCTTTCTGAGGACCCTTCTAAAGCCCCGCCTCGCCCGGTTGGTTATCCTCACGAGCCCGGAGATTCTAAATGCAATCACCGGAAGGCGGAGAAAAAAGCGGAGAAAGGAAAGAGGGTTCATTCACTGCCCCCGTCGGTCTTTCTCTCCCCCCCAAACCCCTGAGAAAAGCCCGGAATCTGGAACTTCCCGCCGTGTCCCTTTATAAGGCCGCCGAGCATCTCCATGAGCTTCTTACCTGGGTTTATCGAGTCCATGTACTCCTTGGTGAGCTCAAGCGCCGCCTCCTTGTCCATGCCCGCCTCGACGAGGTTCTTGTAGAACTCAGCCACGCTCTTCCCCATCGCCTGAACCCTCTCCGGGCTGTAGAGCTCGTTGAGGAGCTCCTTCAGCGGCTGGAGGATGTCCTCCACCATGTCGCCAACCTTCTCCATGAGGAGGGGTATCTTCTCCAAGTCCTTGTCGCCCTCGTAGGCCTCGATGAGGTCTTCAAGCACTCTCGCCTTCTTCCTGAGAACCTCAAGCTCCTCCGGCGTCTTCGCGTTCCTCATCTCTTCAACAATCTCGTTCAGGAGTTCCTCCAGCTTCTCAGGTGCTCCAACCTTCTCGTTCACCATACCAACCACCTCGATAATCATTAGCCCGGTCAAGGTTAATCGGGATTCCGATTATTTCAAGCCACTTTTTGACCACTCGCCTGGAGAGGGCGTAGACCTTCCCCCTCTCACCCGGAACCTCAACGACGATTCCCATCTCCCGAAGCTCGGTCAGCCTTGCCCTCACGGTGTTCCGCGAGGCCTTTCCGCGCCTGCCCTTCAGCTCCCGCGCTATCTCGCTCACGTTTGCCCGCTTGAGGTCGAAGAGAATCCGGACGATTTCCCTCGATATCGGGTCTGTAACCTCGGGAACGGCCACCTCTATTCCCAGCCCACCGTACTGGGCATAGAGGTTGATAAGCCGAAGGTAAGCCTGTGCCAGCTGGGAAACGAGAGCAAAGCTCTCCCTGAGCTCTTCGAGCGCCTTCCTGAGCTCCTGCACTTCCCTAGCGAGTTCCTCATCGGGCATGGTTAATGATTGGGTGGTCAATCATTTAGCCTTTCCGGTCAGTGGTGAACAGTTCCGCAATCCAGACGTAGCGGTTGAGCCTTTCAAACCGGCACTCCAGCCCGAGCCCGGCGCATATCCTCCCCAGCCCCTCGACGGTGGTGAAGTACTCGTCCCCTATCTCCTCGGCAAGACCGTCCTCCTCGCCAATGAGCCTCTTCGCCTCCTCCGACTCGAACATTACGTCCGCTATTATGATTTTACCGCCGGGCCTCAGGACGCGGAGCATCTCCTTAATCGCGTCCCGCTTTTCCTCGTCGGGCACGTGGTGAAAGGCATAGGTCGTTATCACGGTATCGACACTCCCGTCTGGGAGAGGAATCCTCAGGAAGTGCCCGCCGAGGGGCTCGAACCCGTGCTTCTCCCTGAACTTCCTGCGCATCCCCGCGGAGGGCTCGACGCCGATGTAGTTTTCCGGGTCGAGGAAGCGCAAAATATTGCCCGTTCCACAGCCGACGTCGAGGACGAGCCCTTGGGCCCGCTCAGCAACAAGCCTCAGAACCCTCCAGTAGCCGCGGTGTATCCAGTCCTCCGTCTCGACGTCCTCGTCGTAGCTTTCGGCCCAGCCGTCGAAGTCCCAGCGCTCCATGAGCTCACCAATGAAATCCGCTTCACAATATCTTTTAAAACCCTCCCCCAAAGTCCGGCCATGAAGCGAACCCTTTACCACCTCCAGCTCCTCACGTCAGCCCTTAGAACAGCGGGAGACGCCATCGAGAGCGTTGCCCTGCCCTGGGGCATCCTCCAGAACACCGGCTCGCTCCTCAGCATCGGCAGCTTCGCCCTCTTCTCCCACCTGCCCTGGGTTATCCTCCCGCCCCTCCTCGGAAGGGCGCTCGACAGGACGGCCAAGAAGGTCAGGCTGGCCTTCCTCGCGCTCATCCTCCAGTCTACTCTCGCGGTCCTTATAATTCCACTCTCATCGAACGTCACTGCGTTCTACCTCATCGTCTCCGGAATCTCCGCCCTCGACATCCTCCACCGCTACTATGGCTTCTCGCTGGTTGCTTCGATGACCCTCGACCCGTCGGAGCTCCAAAGCCTCAACGCAAAACTCGCCACCGTTGGAAACGCCGTTTCGCTGGTGGCTTTCCCGCTTGCCGGCTTTCTGTCATACCACTTTGGGATAAGAGCAATGCTCCTCGATGCGGTTCTCCTTCTCACCGGTGCGCTCGCGCTGGTTCCCTATCTTAATGTTGAGGTGAGAGGGAAGAGCAGGGAACCCCCGCTGGAGAGCTCCAGTGGGAGGGTAACCATTGAGAGACGGCTCGTCATCGGAGTTCTCGCCTCCGTGCTCCTCTTCAACTTCGCCCTCGGCTCGTTCAGGATTTTCATCTTCGCATCGCTGAGGAAGCTGAGCGCGGGGGAGTTCTTCTACGGCCTCCTGCAGTCGCTCACTACGGGTGGGAGCCTTATCGCCGTCGTGATTATTGCCCTTCTCGCAAAAAAGAGTGGCGTTGGTCTCAAGAGGCCGTTGATGGCTGGGATGCTCCTCCAGAGCATCGCGCTCCTCATCGTGGGCATTCCAGAGGTTATAGCGCTGTTCCCCGCGGTTCTGATCCTGGGCTTTGGCGGGGAGCTCCTCAACGTCTCGTTCGACAGCCTGATGCAGAGGTTCATTTCCCCGGAGAGCCTCGGGACCGCGAGGGGTCTCTTCGACGCCCTCGCGACGCTGGTCATCCCGCTGTCGCAACTGACGTTCGCGTGGTTGATTGGGAGGGCGACATGGCTGAACCTTCCGGTCGGTGCCTTCCTCCTTGGGGTTCTCGCGCTGGGAACCCTCGCGTTCACCACGAGAGGCCTTTCGTTAGGTTGACCAGCCGGTCCGTCTGGCTTCCGCTCAAACTGCCCTTCAGCTCCGCTTTGTAGGCCTCTGAAAAGGAGCTACCGAGGGCAACGAGGGCATCGACGTTTTTGAGGAGGAGCCCCCTCGGCTCTCCGCTGTTTCTCACGTGGCTGAAGAAAACCGCGAGGTTTGACGCGGCAACGTGGAGATTCCGGTAGCTTTCATCTCCCGTGAGTTCGTAGAGAGACTCGGAAGCCTCGCTGAGGGCCAGCGCGCAGTAGGCGTACCTTCCGGCGCGCTCCTTCAGCAGACTCGCGCTCGCGTTGTACTCAATCGCCGTCTTAAAGGCCCCCATGTCGCTCAGACAGAAGAGGGATGACGCTGATATCGAGAGCAGGGCGGATTCCGAGTCCTTCACCTCAACGCTCTTTCTGTGGTAGGCGTATCCGAAGAAGGTGGAAACGAGAAGGAGAGCGAGGATGACCGCCAAGAGGCGCTTCATTAACACCACCGGACGTAGTTGAGAAAGGGCCTTAAAAGGTTTCCCAAACTTAAGGACGGTGGGGTTCATGCTCATACGCGAGGCAAGGCCGGAGGATAGACCGTTCATTGAGGAGATAGCGAGGCTGACCTGGGACGGCGAGGACTACCTAGCGCGGGTCTTCGACGAGTGGCTCGGCGACAACTTCTACGTGCTCGAACTCGATGGCAGAGTCATCGGGACGGCAAAACTAACCGTTCTGCCCGGAAAGGTCGGCTGGCTCGAGGGGCTGAGAGTCCACCCGGAATACAGGGGCAGGGGCTATGGGAGGCTTTTGCACGACTTCCTGCTCGAACTCGGCGAGAGACTCGCGGAGGAAGGCAAAATCGGGGCCCTTAAGTTCGCGACCTACTTCCTCAACCGCGGGAGCGTCTCGATGGCACAAAAGACCGGCTTTCATGTGAAGGCGAAGTTCTTCGTCTTCGGGGCGAAAACCGAGGGATTCCAGCCGGAGAAGCCCGAGAAAATCGAGCCGGAGCTGAGCGACCTGACCCTCGGCCTCATTCCGGTCGGCTGGCGCTTCGTGGGGAGGAGCGAAGAGGCTTTAGAGTGGATTCGGGAAAACGCCCACTTTTACGACTTCAACGGCTTCCGCTTCCTCGTCTCGAAGAAGGGAGCGACGTTCACGCCCCTCGACGTCGGCCTGGCCACGCTTAAGGCTATGCTCCCCGCCATAGCGTGGGTCGCCGAGGAGCGCGGGAGGGAGAGCTTCGACGTTATGCTCCCGAGCGGGATCAAGCCGCTCCTGCCCGGACTCAGAAGGCTCGGGCTTACCCTCTGGGACGAGACTGAGGAGCCGAACGTTCTGGTCTTCAGGAAGAGGCTGGTTTAGGTGGCGGAGGGTAATGTGGATTAAACCCCTTCAAACTGAAAATGAGAGGGAGAGCTGTCTCGAAATAGCCAGAGCTTTGCCGGAGTGGTTCAACGAGGCCGGCCTTAGGGCTATCGGGCGGGACTTAAAGACAGAGAAGACCTTCGTTGCCGTTGAGGGAAGCGACGTCCTCGGCTTCGTAACCGTAAAGCCCCTCAATGAAAAGGCCCTCGAAATCCTCTGGATGGCCGTTAAGAGGGAGCTGAGAGGCCAGGGGATTGGAACCAGACTGGTCGAGTTCGTTGAGGAGTGGGCGAGGGAAAGATGCTTCGAGCTACTCGTCGTCAAGACGTCGGGTGATTTGAGCTACAGGCCCTACGACGAGACGAGGCGCTTCTACGAGCGGAGGGGCTTCGTGAGAATCGCGCTGATTGACCAGTATCCCGAGTGGAACGAGCCGGCGCTGATTTACGCCAAGTGTCCGAGAAACGTTTAAAAATTTCCGTTGTAATCTGAAAGGGGCTTCAAATGCGCTGGAGCGAGATTCCCCGCGACGCCAAAGCCTACATGCTCTACCACACGCTCATCGCTCCCGGCCTGATAGTCTGGATACTCTTCCCTCTCTACCTCATGGAGACCGGCTACTCAATCTTAGAGGTCGGGGCGTTCTTTACGGCGGTCAACATAATCGCGATTCCTCTAACTTACCTCTTCGGCCGGCTCTTCAACCGCTGGGACATCAAGAAGGGCCTCATCGCGATAGATGTCCTCGACGGCATCGCCTACGTTTTGTACGGCCTCGCGAAGGGAGCTATGGCTCCGCTGATGCTCTTCGCAGGGAGGACAATCGAGAAGCTCTCAACGGTTCTCTACCCCCTCTATCGAGCTTACGAGCAGGTAATCTACCCGGAGGACAAGTACGAGGAAATCTTCGCCTGGCATCTCCGCC includes the following:
- a CDS encoding AAA family ATPase, which translates into the protein MVRGRNPFKLRTLSRRAELFGESHKKALEELESLILEGEPVVLLGPRRVGKTSLLNIALNENKNRICYLYYDLSPFMGQRAVNVSQLVVTKSNLLAFSEKAGFRVNLKIIEGWRERVTTSEYSRELLNLLRELHERCDHGAIIFDEAQTLAFLRGLDFRGVFQLIMNSYDNISLVLTGSMPGILSNYLNPEAEEAGFSRFFNEISVSRWDSKTTEEYLRKHIDIDEGEVREVSLSLSNVPGFVAMYGHLRWRGLSHSEALSRVYEKAVSLWKSDVRKFLTVYSSHTYYYLLLALAVGPPIGLRYSELMESAFEVAQKMGGSFSESSFKRALRRLRDAGFIEETETGRYLIPEPPLREALRRLRL
- a CDS encoding CPBP family intramembrane glutamic endopeptidase; this encodes MNPLAVFALAFLLWLSKGLYLSPLVKSLSRWTDEIVAYWGVVSAAEVLLAVLVTLLCPAVYFVRWDFPVKAFLVLFALSVLSFLPSIDELGRFLNPETEEDRKVVEFIENSSLPKLAFLQVISSALPEELSFRYVFLGLLSLWNPFAGLVAISVFFGLSHRFSHSTWSWRKLLSATLGGLVFGLGYIYTKSLLVVMAVHWLDNLLPELYIKYERARRIIAVAVPLSLLSPLVFWEVTSGLISYLRDVFSLSSLLWGVILGFAMLGVVYAGIIALKGKGG
- a CDS encoding GNAT family N-acetyltransferase — its product is MAGFNWVNWSARWGELFYYLAPEERGKGYGTEVVRLLCEYAFRHLNLRKVWAKVHSDNIPSIRVLEKNGFSLSGRFREHVWSDERYLDELIYEKFRRDEND
- a CDS encoding M1 aminopeptidase family protein, whose protein sequence is MIEHLELHLNLDFKKGALEGKATLKLAGKAGIFLLNRGLKVDSASVPFSWRLEGLRGFEAFEVGVVRLENPLKEVKLSYSGRLESYESVLPYLKDSISREYTLLRTDSLFYPIPSEPDFESLIKSVVGSEFNAEITVEGVPEGLVVAFGGEIGGNRLRIDGTNRLDIAVAPFKVIEKGPFRLFVLGEEGIGRTLELLEKAYWFYSSILGRRTNKFTVIETPENYGGQAGKGYALVSGSSLRAEIPANLYHELAHLWNPRATPEAHLSRFFDEAFANYLTALAIGEIHGEEAFNRFIEGLRRDYEAIVGRFPEAEKLRPSEWGRLGLWELSYTKGALILYDLHLLMEDSFYDVLREIVEKESVDFERFREIIKDVSGIEINV
- a CDS encoding tetratricopeptide repeat protein encodes the protein MNKADSILKRIENILWSIEVKGDFLKAREKYMEVLGEIKELPESEEKFKLMSFCMMRIANVENALGNIEDAEEFAREALKYATKSGEKVSQGRVLLVLSSILNTKQKFEEALTYVQKAKLLFKESYKEVPEFDAIQGYGWALLLEGSILLNMGKIQKAEGAAKEALKVLEGINNIPGIINAYEVLARVYDRAGRLEEKRRTEEEIKRLKENLDGG
- a CDS encoding class I SAM-dependent methyltransferase; its protein translation is MPIKREKAPDVGCGTGISTFALEGLGFDIVGIDIREETIQKAKEIAKRRRSKAKFYFMDAKILEFEHESFDLVALLVLPCHILVFMSLTK
- a CDS encoding winged helix-turn-helix domain-containing protein, producing the protein MPDEELAREVQELRKALEELRESFALVSQLAQAYLRLINLYAQYGGLGIEVAVPEVTDPISREIVRILFDLKRANVSEIARELKGRRGKASRNTVRARLTELREMGIVVEVPGERGKVYALSRRVVKKWLEIIGIPINLDRANDYRGGWYGEREGWST
- a CDS encoding class I SAM-dependent methyltransferase, translating into MERWDFDGWAESYDEDVETEDWIHRGYWRVLRLVAERAQGLVLDVGCGTGNILRFLDPENYIGVEPSAGMRRKFREKHGFEPLGGHFLRIPLPDGSVDTVITTYAFHHVPDEEKRDAIKEMLRVLRPGGKIIIADVMFESEEAKRLIGEEDGLAEEIGDEYFTTVEGLGRICAGLGLECRFERLNRYVWIAELFTTDRKG
- a CDS encoding MFS transporter produces the protein MKRTLYHLQLLTSALRTAGDAIESVALPWGILQNTGSLLSIGSFALFSHLPWVILPPLLGRALDRTAKKVRLAFLALILQSTLAVLIIPLSSNVTAFYLIVSGISALDILHRYYGFSLVASMTLDPSELQSLNAKLATVGNAVSLVAFPLAGFLSYHFGIRAMLLDAVLLLTGALALVPYLNVEVRGKSREPPLESSSGRVTIERRLVIGVLASVLLFNFALGSFRIFIFASLRKLSAGEFFYGLLQSLTTGGSLIAVVIIALLAKKSGVGLKRPLMAGMLLQSIALLIVGIPEVIALFPAVLILGFGGELLNVSFDSLMQRFISPESLGTARGLFDALATLVIPLSQLTFAWLIGRATWLNLPVGAFLLGVLALGTLAFTTRGLSLG
- a CDS encoding GNAT family N-acetyltransferase; amino-acid sequence: MLIREARPEDRPFIEEIARLTWDGEDYLARVFDEWLGDNFYVLELDGRVIGTAKLTVLPGKVGWLEGLRVHPEYRGRGYGRLLHDFLLELGERLAEEGKIGALKFATYFLNRGSVSMAQKTGFHVKAKFFVFGAKTEGFQPEKPEKIEPELSDLTLGLIPVGWRFVGRSEEALEWIRENAHFYDFNGFRFLVSKKGATFTPLDVGLATLKAMLPAIAWVAEERGRESFDVMLPSGIKPLLPGLRRLGLTLWDETEEPNVLVFRKRLV
- a CDS encoding GNAT family N-acetyltransferase — its product is MWIKPLQTENERESCLEIARALPEWFNEAGLRAIGRDLKTEKTFVAVEGSDVLGFVTVKPLNEKALEILWMAVKRELRGQGIGTRLVEFVEEWARERCFELLVVKTSGDLSYRPYDETRRFYERRGFVRIALIDQYPEWNEPALIYAKCPRNV